agtatttagttttcattcatttttaattttgtaacgcttgctcggcggcgaaaaattagacactgaagttgtatttttctccctctttttactctgcttaccgccaacaacaccaacaaaacaactccactcccaaagaaaaagaggcaaccatatagaccccaatcaccaacgtcacacaatgatcttaattgtggttgtcagcccaaaatcttctaaatatatattaaatgcaccttaccagatataaaatgactactacatagtctgtggtgatcgtttggtgccccgaTTTCTTGtaaaattacagcagtccatctcgctctcctcttcgggtctctcagaatacggtagaacttcaagtctctccgtctatcttctctgttattgcaaccgaccgccacacacaccttcgccattttgattattaatgttaacgagcagaaaaacacgccgtaataggaggcatgtacgtcgcggtaatgtgtaaacacgacgagctgacggacaatatggctgctccagtcagggggcggagttgtgacgtcatgtgattggggtctatagacaagtttcctgagcgaaatatgggcgccgccatctaggaaaatgtctgcttcgcacttccggtccggttgagtagcagtgtattagcagtgtattgacgacgataaaactacggaatcaagccagagcaacccatggaatcttcaaaaattgattcagcatgacctagatgacacgtagatgagattggatagcagttcgtgtcacttcgttgatcattcgtggacaaaattattaacaactgtcagcctgtgttaacgtgaggaatggattgatactacggccattagtgaccaaaatgtggtgaaattacaagttatattacatttgctgactgcagaagggctgacatggattgttttgttacaaggaaatgctacaaggttatgtacatatgatgttaacacagatagtatgtcattctttttttttttattgcaggcattgatcgcaataaaacatttcgacatgattccatttcttgtttttttttaaacgattggtgcactccaaaacaggtcaataaatcacatttataaaagtattgcaaaaatagcatacgagaatgtgatatcagaccgcagagctccggagcctcgtgaacaaatagcgacatcacggaggccctcggcggcatttagatgtgcttttttcccgtcctcggtaattccagctccaatagcatatatttaaagatgctgccgttcacaagttcgtagttggatcacagcgatctcggcgaaccacagtctgtcacaattcctgcctctctctcgTCCTCTCtcgggagtcgagctgtcatcatcattgtggaacgcaaacgatatatgttcgatatatgtccatcaatgtacaagtcaagttgtcttcccttttataacagcgtttcccagctgtaaacaaacgaataaaaacttgtaacacttggatttatgcggtgcattcaaacacgattagcaacaggcggatagcagcagtagcagaagctagttgttgtaaaaacaattgaacttcgtaattacaatcatcatcgtaatatcaatagcaaaggcaacaagtcgtttaatgcgccagattttaggtttcgtatttttagagcacattaccttccataacagcgggggcatgactgcaggagctgtcagttttgtccatctccttatgacgagtacgagcacccatggtttggaattcgacatggtacgaagcatggaggccttggcttggttctccacccgcctacatcaaaataacattcccgggatcttgtataaagaccttccaacttcgattgcaccgccattgacttcaatggtaaacaggcggaaacagaaggggaaggaagacataaggaagtaaatcggtacctcgaaaacttgtctatacacaggcggcaatctagtccaccaattggatcacgcgctggcacaccgggtgcaccaataagaacctcgcgttgatgtgtcaatcacggtgccgccgccagaccccggttacgctacaatattctgacagaatagccaacgacgtcatgtattaagagagacaatagctaattaatatgctaactcgccaccctgtggtctggggtgtgaattgcaacctgtcaaaatgactgacggacttcagttttttccgtcaccgttttaaaaaaccggtcaacgacggaaaatttccggttaacgcgacccctggtcggaGGTAACGATGAGAGGACAAAAGGTGAAGGGAAGAAGAGTGTCCGCGATGATGGTCCACAGTGGGGATGTCCGGTCCCGGAGGGTCTCCTAAGTGTTCCAGTTAAACCTGAACAGGACGGCGTAAGGTGGCGCAGGCAGAAGGCAAGATCCCGAAGCCTCAGAGCGGGAGATCGGGCTGACCCAGAAGTTCTGTATAAAAAGGAACTGCAAACAGTTAACGGTGTCCCTGGGTGGCAGAGGTAAGACACTTGAGAgtagtctccctcagaggtgtcCCAGTAGCTATTGTACTGTAATTTGCCATCCACCCTCATCCCGTGTCTCCCCCAATAGGGGAAGGACACCGGAGGACGGGGGTAagggccccccccaaaaaattgtttttccgGAAGTGATTTAAGTAAGTCAATTAatcaaataaattcaatttaAATTAACGATAAATGTGTTCCGATGGATCAAACTAAAACCGTTATTTAGTTCAATGAAACAGTGCAGTCGAGATTGAATCAGTGCTAATCAAACGGGGGACCAATCAGTAAGGGAATAAAATTATATCGGGCAGCCGAGATTAAGACAATTGTGAGTAGTCTCCCACAGAGGTGCCCCAGTGTCGTCTCAATGTACTCGGCTGACCACCCTACTCCCCCAGTCCCGTTAGGAACTAGGAGAGTGTAGGGTAGGATATCAATTGACGAATAGTCACCACCGAACGTGTCTGTCCCAGCAAAGTGGGATGGACCAATCATGGACTCTTAAGGGTAGGACACAAGGAACTGATAACTGACGGTAAAACCAACATCCAGATCCACCAAATATGTATTATCGAGACCTACATTGGTAATTAATCGTAAATTAAACGGAAATTAACCCGATTCATCCAACTGACAGAAATTTCGGTCTAATTTATGGGTGTTTGATGCACCGTTTCTCCTGTAGGTTGAATGATCTGACCACTCAAAGGGAGTGAATCCGGAACTGGAATAGACCTCAATGTGGTGAACTCACCCTTGGGTACTCCAGAGCCCTGGGTAGAAGGTCCGGCCAAGATCGGTGTAGTGGGAGATTGGTGTGTGTCAAGTCCTGACATTAAGGATTTTAATTTGTCAACTGCCTTGTTCAGTGTGCCAGGTCTCATGCGTTTTATGTCTTTCTTTGCCCACTTCACGGCAATGTCCAAAGACATATGCCAATTTGGCTTCTTGTGCGCCTCAACGTCCATCTCAAGAGACCTCAGCGCCTCCGTGTAATGTtcattgaggttttgcattgtTGTATGAGACCAGTTCACGGCGTTATATTTAGTGAGCACCTCAGTGTTATCATTTGGCCTGGCCGGCCTTATCCCTTTAATTAGGGAATCTTTCAAGGCTTGGATTCTTTGAGGTAGACGAGGAGCCCCCAGTTTCACTCCCTTCAGGTGGTGGGAAACTTTGATGTACTTGACCAGTATTTTAGCCAAAGGTCTTGGGTCTGGTCCCCCAGAGGCAGGACGGGATAGTTGAGATGCCATCTCACAGTCTTCAGGATCAGGACCCGTCGAGGAATGTCGAGAAGGGGAGAAGTAGGATTTAGTGGGACCCCCAATATTCACAGAAGTAATGTATATACAAGAACTAGTCCTTTCAAAAGGCCAGAACACCATCAAGAACACAAATGTATAAGTGAAAGAAAACCATTCACAAAGCCGAGAGTAACATAACATCTACGTCACGAAATGGGATCGTTTCCAACTACCCGTTCCAGGTGTGGGATTTATTCTCGAAATTCTACGTCATTTCATAAAactataaaattttaaaattgtatttaccAAATTGGTGGGGGGTCCCATGAGATTTTGGTGGGTCACCCCTTTGGTCTGAAACATATTGTCCTCCCAGTCAATCAAGAGTATCTCTGGAGTGGTAGGGTAGGCCACTGTCCGAAGGCACTGGctaggtatagaccctactcaccaacgtcacagaatgacgtgtcgctttatccggccgccatattgtccgtctctgtttggccctattctcaatggtttcaattagtcgttcagtgtatagagcaattcatggaagccccggtgctttaagacgctgtaaactcattggatgcgttgcataaaaggcgttatgtgaaaaaagcttcagtctatccattcgccagatccatatttgatgcctaaatcgattatTTTtccacccgctgtcttcgccctctctgcctgacatctgctaccctgatatctacaattatcttttccacagaaactcgacctattctcacgaaactttgaaaaacattaagagcagcactctaagcaacattaccctgtgtgatttctaaaatggcgacaatcaaaaaaaaaaaaaaaaaaaagttgactgcgatggccgacgcttcaaggataggtggatattggactatttcttcaataaaacatgcaacaactgtgtctgcctcatttgcaaagagacagtcgctgttttcaaagagttcgatgttacgcgataatattaccgaacaagacacgctgacatgtacaacattacaaggaagatacgcggcgagaaattatagcaacttgaagctagtttcatttcacagcagcagtttttcgcaagagcccaagtgtcgaaagagaacgccacaaagacgagactgttgaaattatgaatttaaaaaaattataataaagcaaatgtgacacaccccgcatttttaccacaccaaatctggccccctttgcaaaaggtttggacacacctgtttaactgatgatccgtagacgaggtcagcttctttcacttggtaccagcaaaatat
This sequence is a window from Corythoichthys intestinalis isolate RoL2023-P3 chromosome 13, ASM3026506v1, whole genome shotgun sequence. Protein-coding genes within it:
- the LOC130928931 gene encoding uncharacterized protein LOC130928931 isoform X3, yielding MADNSQAQGPQCQESARIKEEEKVEESPYIKKVGDRFVQIKEEQEENPHIEDQKQPHPVKKEEVEEDPPYVKVELVDIPKWTDEPLKGEDGGPSVPNERAEPPRGSNSSSKEGFQADARPSDSDDTTSHSRFYCEMASQLSRPASGGPDPRPLAKILVKYIKVSHHLKGVKLGAPRLPQRIQALKDSLIKGIRPARPNDNTEVLTKYNAVNWSHTTMQNLNEHYTEALRSLEMDVEAHKKPNWHMSLDIAVKWAKKDIKRMRPGTLNKAVDKLKSLMSGLDTHQSPTTPILAGPSTQGSGVPKELLGQPDLPL